GGTGCGCAGCACCTCGGCGAGCTGGTCGACGTGGCCGCCGCCGGGCGTGGGCCACGAGCGCCACTGGTAGCCGTAGACGGGCCCGAGGTCGCCGTCCTCGGCGGCCCACTCGTCCCAGATGTGCACGCCCTTGTCCTGCAGCGGGCGGGCGTTGCGCTCCCCGCGCAGGAACCACAGCAGCTCCTCGACGACGCCGCGGAGGAACACGCGCTTGGTCGTGACGAGCGGGAAGCCGGCGGTGAGGTCGAAGCGCATCTGGTGCCCGAAGACGCTGCGGGTGCCGGTGCCGGTGCGGTCGGCCTTGGGGGTCCCGTGCTCGAGCACGTGGCGCAGGAGGTCCTCGTAGGGCGTGGCGACAGGAGCGGTGGTCACCGCGCCATCGTATGCCGAGGGCCGCCGCCCGGGTGATCGGTGCGGCGGCCCGTCGGGGAGAACGGCTCAGGCCTGCGGGGTGTCCTGCTCGATGGTCCGCGGGGTGTGGGAGACCTGGATCTTGCGCGGCTTGGCCTCCTCGGCCACCGGGATCGTCAGGGTGAGGACGCCGTCGGAGTAGTCGGCGTCGATGCGGTCCAGCGCGAGGCCGGCGCCGAGCACGAGCTGACGGGCGAACGTGCCGGTGGGGCGCTCGTGCGAGAGCCACTGGATGTCCTCGCCGGTGACGCTCGTGCGCTCGGCCCGGACGGTGAGCGTGCGGTCCTCGACGTCGATGTCGATCGTCGACGGGTCGACTCCCGGCAGGTCGATCTGTGCGGTGAAGGACTCACCGCGGCGGTACAGGTCCAGCGGCATCGCGGCCGATGCGGGTGCCTGACGCAGGACGCTGTTGACCACGCGGTCCATGTCCCGCAGCGGGTCGGTGAAGAGTGCCATGAATGTCCCTCCTTCGGTCCCAGGCGCCCGGGGTGGGACGCCGTCGAGGACAATGCTGGCACTCGGGAGGCGAGAGTGCCAGCCGAGTTCGCCTGCCGCGAAAGAGTTGAGCCGAGCAGGCTCAATTCATGGACTGACCTGCGGGGACGGGGCCGAGAGCGGCCCGGACCCCGGTGACCACCTGGTTCGACAGGCCGCGTCCGAGCATCCAGCCGACGACGGCGCCGACCCCGAAGGGAGCGAGCCGCCCGAGGAGCAGGGCGCCGGTCCGCTCGGTGGCCGAGCGCACGAGGCGCCGCGAGAGGCCCTTGTTCACGGCGCGGACCGTGCCCAGCGGCAGGCGACCGAGGACACCGCGGCCCCAGTAGAGGCTGCTCACCCCGAGGTCGCCGGTGACCGCTCGCGCGCCGTCCTCACCGAGCAGCGCGCCCAGGACGAGGGTGCGGCGGCGGTCGGCGTCCTCGAGCGGCACGCCGTGGACGCGCGCGACGGAGCCGACGAAGGTCGTGCTCATGCGCAGGAACGTGCCGACGTTCGCGGCGGTGAGCACGGCGGCGATCCCGGTGCCCACGCCCGGCACCGCCGCGGTGAGGCCGACGGCGGCGCTCAGCGTCTTGACCCGCCGGCGGTAGCGGTGCTCGAGGATCGCGACGACGTCGGCGGCCGAGGCACGTGGGTGGCGGCGGGTGAGCCGCTCGACCTGGCGGCGTGAGCGCTCCTCCCCGGAGGCGACGGCGCGGTCGACGAGCCGTTCGAGGAGGTTCGGGGCGGACTCGTCCTCGGTCTGGGCAGGCAGGGCGATCTGGGTCATCAGCGCTCCCGGATGGGTTCGTCGGTCACCGTGAGGTCGTAGTCGGCCCCGGCCTTGAGTGTGCGCCCGACCGTGCACAGGCGCGCGGAGGTGCGCTCGACCCGCTCGGGCAGGGCGGCGCGCTTGCCCTCCTCGAGGTCGGCGAGGTCGAGGAGGAGCTCGACGGCGAGGTGCCCGTACCGGTTCTCGCCCTCGACGCCGGTGGAGGAGACGCCGACGACGGCGGGGAAGTCCTCACCGAGCCGGCTGCGCAGGACGTGGTCGGTCGACAGCGCGGTGCAGGTGGCCAGGGCGATCTTCAGCAGCTCACCGGGGGAGAAGACGCCCTCGGTGTCGCCGCTGCCGATGCGCACCTGCGCCCCGCGCTCGTTGCGGGCGACGTACACGGGCCCGCCCTGTCGTTCGGCCCACAGCGCGCGGGCAGCGGGTTCGTCCTGGGTCGTCGTGTCGCTCATGCCCCGATCGTGGCACGGGGCGCACCGGCCCGCCGCTCGCAGGGCTCAGCGGACCGGGTCGACGGCGGCCGGGCGGGAGCCGGGGAGCAGGGACCGGAGGTGGGTGGTGCCGTCGGCCGGCAGGAGCGCTGCACCCAGCCGCCGACCGCGGGGAGTGTGGCGGCGGCGCCAGTCGAGGACCGTGCGCACGTCCTCGCCCATCGTCCCGAGGGAGGGCGGGCGAGGGGCGTAGCGGGCGGCCTCGAGCCGGGCGGAGGCGCGGGTGAGCGCCTCGAGCGTGGGCGGGTCGGCGGCGAGCTCGCGCGCGTAGTGGTCGCGCAGCCCGCGGGGCGTGGCCGCCTCGTCCGGTGGGGGAACGCCGAGGTCGGCGAGCCCGGTGACGAGGCCCGCCCACTCGCCCTCGATCTGTTGGGTCACGTCGGGGCCGTGACGCAGCCGCCACCGCCGCCAGGCCCCGGCCAGCGGGACGACGGACAGGAGCGCGGCCAGACCGGCGAGCCCGAGGGCCACCTGCCCCACCGTCCGCCCGTTGCGGTCCCACCACCCCAGCGACGTGCCGCCGCCGCGCGGGTCGAGCGCGTCCACGGCCGCCGCGGACGGGGTCGGCCGCCCGGCGGTGGGGTCGGCACCGACCGTGGGCACCTCCTCCTCGTTGCCCGGGGTGGCGTAGAACGGCGCCGACCCGGCGCGGGAGCTCGGCGTCGGCTCGAAGCGCGTCCAGCCGAGCCCGTTGACGTAGAGCTCGGGCCAGGCGTGGGCGTCGGAGGCCACGACGGTGCGGGTGCCGTCCAGGCCCTCGCTGCCCGGCAGGAAGCCGACGGCGAGCCGGGCGGGGATGCCGGTGGCCCGGGCGAGCATGACCATCGCGGTGGCGAACTGGGTGCAGTAGCCCTGCTTGGTCTCCAGGAAGTGGGACAGCGGGTCGAGCGGCTCGCCGTCGGGACCCGCGACGGGGTCGGCGAGGGTGAGGGAGTAGGTGAAGTCCGGTCCGCGCAGGTAGCGCTGGATCTCCAGCGCGATCTCGACCTGGTTGGTCAGCCCTGCGGTGATCTCGGTGGCCAGCGCGCGGACCCGGTCGGCGGACCGCGGGTCGACGTGGAGGGCGTCGTCCGCGGCGTCGACACCCCAGAACGTGCGCACCGCCGTGCCGTCCGGCGCGACGATCTCGACGCTGCCGTCCGTGAACGGGCGTTGGCGGGTCCCGTCGGGCTGGACGAACTCGACCGGCTGTCCGTCGCGGGACAGGTGCATCTCCCAGCCCCCGCCGTCCTCCTGGACCTCCGTGACGGGCACGACGTCGAGCAGGCGCTGCGGCGGGGCGCCGACGCTGTCCGGCAGCGTCGTCAGGGGCCCGAGCTTGAGGTAGGAGGCCTCGTAGGTGCGTGGCGCCGCCTCCACCCCGACCGCCTCGCTCACCGGGTCCCACGTCCAGGGGACGTCCCCGAGGTCGACCGCGCTCGTCGGGTAGGGCACGGCGAGCTGGGGGGCGCGCATGCCGTTCTGGGTGACGGTGACGGTCTGGGTGGAGACCTCGACGCCGTGTGCGGCGAGGAACAGCTGCGTGGGGGTGCGGACCTCGGTGTCCCCGGGGCCCGCGACGGACTCGGCCGGGTACCACCGGCCGTCGGCGTAGTGGGTGGTGGCGCTGACGCGCAGCGGTGGGGGAGCGGGGTCGTCGGTGCGGTAGCGCAGCACCGGCGCGGTCGACCGGTCGGCAAGGTCCTCGGCGAGGTCGAGGGTGTCGGTGAAGCTCACCGAGCCGGCCTGCGGGTCCCCGGCCCGGTCCAGGAGCACGGTCGGTGGCAGGTGGGGCAGCGCCCCGGGCAGGACGACGGCGAGGACGAGCGCGGACAGCCCCATGACGCGCGCCGTCACCGACAGCCGGTGCAGCCCGCCGCTCGTGACGGCGCCGCTGTCGACCGTCGTCACCGTCGAGCGTGCCTGTGCGCGCGCGAGGGTGCGACGGCCCTGCTGGGTGAGCAGGAGCAGCCAGGCGGCAGCGGCGAGGAGGAAGTAGCGCGGGTCCAGGGCCGTGCCCGTGCTCGAGGCGGTGGCGGCGGAGACGAGCAGGAGCGGGACCCCGGCGACGGCCGCGGCCCGGAACGTCACCCCGACCGCCTCGACGAGCAGGGCGAGCAGCCCGGTGCCGGCGAGGACGAGGAGCACGAGCCCCGGCGTCGCGGGAGCGGGCACGGCGTAGTGCTGGATCGTGTCCACGCCCTGGACCGCGAGGGTGCTCAGCGCGGTGACGGCCGACTCTCCCGGCCGCTGCTCCTGGGCCCACACCGCCAGGCCGCTGGTGAGGGCGAGGAGCTGGGCCAGCAGGACGAGCCACGCGGGCACCCGGGCGGCGCGCACGAGGGAGCCGACGACGACGAGGAGCAGGAGCAGCGCGACGAGCGGCACCGTCCACGGGCGGGTGGACAGCAGGCCGCCGATCGGCCACGTGACGGCGAGGACCGCGCCCACCGCGAGCAGGGAGTCCACCCACCGTCCGCGGGCCACGGCGGCGGGCCAGTCGGCGGTCATCGCAGCCCCGCCGGGACGCCCGGCCGCAGCCCGTCCAGGCCGCGCGTGGCCACGGCCCAGGCAGCCGCGACGGTCTCGCCCTGGCGCACCGTGCGGGTGCGCCACCCGGCCGCGGTGAACAGGGGGGCGAGAGGGCCGTCGTCGGCGCGCGGGGAGGGCAGGACGTCGGCGAAGGACGGGGTGTCGAGGACGAGGGCCACCCCCAGGCTCCCGGGGGAGCGGACCGCGGGGAGCGTGAGGACCGTCTCGGGGTCGCGGTCGGCGACGACGGCGACGACGACGGCGCCCTCGGAGGTGAGCGCGTGCGCCTCGCGCACGTGGGTGGTGAGGTCGCGGGCGGTGGGCTCGACGACGGCGAGCTCGCGCAGGAGGGTGCCCAGCTGGGTGGCGGACGGGTCTCCCGCGCCGACGACGTGGACCGCGTAGCCGTCCTGCGCGAGGTGCACCGCGACCGACGCGACGGCGCGCACCGCCCACTCGAAGGCCTCCGCGGCGTGCCGGTACGCCGCGGCGCGCGGGTCGAGGAGGAGGACGGCGCGGCGGCGCGCCGGACGGTCCTCCTGGCGCACCATGAGCTCGCCACGGTGCGCGGTGGTCGGCCAGTGCACACGGCGCAGGTCGTCACCGTCCCGGTAGGCGCGGATGCTCACGTCGTCCTCCCCGTGGAGGGCGACCATGTGCGGCACCTGCCCCTCGCGGCCCACCCCGCCCCCGCGGACCCGGTCCGCGCCGAGGGGCTCGATGCGCGGCAGGACGAGGACCTGCCCGGCGCCGGGCAGCGCGAGGGTGGCGGTCGTCAGCCCGAACGGGTCGTGGCGCTCCAGCCGCAGCGGACCGAGCTTGTGGGCGCCGCGGAACGGTGAGGAGACCGTGTAGGTGACGAGGTGCCGCTCACCGGGGTCCATCCGCGGCAGGAGGAAGCGGTGGGGGGCGCCGAGCAGCGGGTCGACCTGCTCCTCGGCGACCTGGAGCGGGCTGAGCCGCTGGCCGCGCCCGCGGAAGGAGAGCTCGACGCGGGCCGGCTGGTCCGGGGCGACGAGCGCGGGGTCGACGAGCCGCTGGAAGGTCACCGGCGGCGCGGGACGCCACCCGACGAGGACGGCGAGCACCGGCAGGCAGACGAGGAGCACGCCCGCCCGGGTGATGTCCGGGAAGCCGAGCAGCGTGCCGAGCGCGACGACCACCACCCCCAGCGCGAGGAAGACCTGTCCTCGGCCGGTGAGGCGCGGTCGTCGGCTCATCGGACTCCCGCGGGGACGGGCACCTCGCGCAGCAGGTCGGTGAGGACCTGCTCGGCGGTGTCCCGGGCCAGCCGGGCGTCGTTGCTGAGGATGACCCGGTGGGCGAGGACGGGCACGGCGAGGCGCTGGACGTCGTCGGGCAGGACGTGCTCACGCCCGGCCAGGGCGGCGTGGGCGCGGGCGGCGCGCACGAGGTGGAGCGCGGCCCGGGGCGAGACGCCCAGCCGCAGCCGCGGGTGGTGGCGGGAGGCGACGGCGAGGTCGACGACGTACTGGAGCACGGCGGGGCTCG
Above is a genomic segment from Georgenia wutianyii containing:
- a CDS encoding Hsp20/alpha crystallin family protein, coding for MALFTDPLRDMDRVVNSVLRQAPASAAMPLDLYRRGESFTAQIDLPGVDPSTIDIDVEDRTLTVRAERTSVTGEDIQWLSHERPTGTFARQLVLGAGLALDRIDADYSDGVLTLTIPVAEEAKPRKIQVSHTPRTIEQDTPQA
- a CDS encoding OsmC family protein, translated to MSDTTTQDEPAARALWAERQGGPVYVARNERGAQVRIGSGDTEGVFSPGELLKIALATCTALSTDHVLRSRLGEDFPAVVGVSSTGVEGENRYGHLAVELLLDLADLEEGKRAALPERVERTSARLCTVGRTLKAGADYDLTVTDEPIRER
- a CDS encoding transglutaminase family protein, which encodes MTADWPAAVARGRWVDSLLAVGAVLAVTWPIGGLLSTRPWTVPLVALLLLLVVVGSLVRAARVPAWLVLLAQLLALTSGLAVWAQEQRPGESAVTALSTLAVQGVDTIQHYAVPAPATPGLVLLVLAGTGLLALLVEAVGVTFRAAAVAGVPLLLVSAATASSTGTALDPRYFLLAAAAWLLLLTQQGRRTLARAQARSTVTTVDSGAVTSGGLHRLSVTARVMGLSALVLAVVLPGALPHLPPTVLLDRAGDPQAGSVSFTDTLDLAEDLADRSTAPVLRYRTDDPAPPPLRVSATTHYADGRWYPAESVAGPGDTEVRTPTQLFLAAHGVEVSTQTVTVTQNGMRAPQLAVPYPTSAVDLGDVPWTWDPVSEAVGVEAAPRTYEASYLKLGPLTTLPDSVGAPPQRLLDVVPVTEVQEDGGGWEMHLSRDGQPVEFVQPDGTRQRPFTDGSVEIVAPDGTAVRTFWGVDAADDALHVDPRSADRVRALATEITAGLTNQVEIALEIQRYLRGPDFTYSLTLADPVAGPDGEPLDPLSHFLETKQGYCTQFATAMVMLARATGIPARLAVGFLPGSEGLDGTRTVVASDAHAWPELYVNGLGWTRFEPTPSSRAGSAPFYATPGNEEEVPTVGADPTAGRPTPSAAAVDALDPRGGGTSLGWWDRNGRTVGQVALGLAGLAALLSVVPLAGAWRRWRLRHGPDVTQQIEGEWAGLVTGLADLGVPPPDEAATPRGLRDHYARELAADPPTLEALTRASARLEAARYAPRPPSLGTMGEDVRTVLDWRRRHTPRGRRLGAALLPADGTTHLRSLLPGSRPAAVDPVR
- a CDS encoding DUF58 domain-containing protein produces the protein MSRRPRLTGRGQVFLALGVVVVALGTLLGFPDITRAGVLLVCLPVLAVLVGWRPAPPVTFQRLVDPALVAPDQPARVELSFRGRGQRLSPLQVAEEQVDPLLGAPHRFLLPRMDPGERHLVTYTVSSPFRGAHKLGPLRLERHDPFGLTTATLALPGAGQVLVLPRIEPLGADRVRGGGVGREGQVPHMVALHGEDDVSIRAYRDGDDLRRVHWPTTAHRGELMVRQEDRPARRRAVLLLDPRAAAYRHAAEAFEWAVRAVASVAVHLAQDGYAVHVVGAGDPSATQLGTLLRELAVVEPTARDLTTHVREAHALTSEGAVVVAVVADRDPETVLTLPAVRSPGSLGVALVLDTPSFADVLPSPRADDGPLAPLFTAAGWRTRTVRQGETVAAAWAVATRGLDGLRPGVPAGLR